One genomic segment of Erythrobacter sp. THAF29 includes these proteins:
- the greA gene encoding transcription elongation factor GreA, whose product MATMEKVPMLAEGYERLTADLKTLREERPRIVDAIEEARAHGDLSENAEYHAAKERQGQVEAQIGDLEDKISRAQIIDPKTLSGDKIIFGATVTLLDEDDKPVKYQIVGQTEADAAKGRISYSSPLARAMIGKQVGEEIEVTVPSGDKFYLVDKIEFI is encoded by the coding sequence ATGGCAACGATGGAAAAGGTTCCGATGCTCGCTGAGGGGTACGAGCGTCTCACTGCGGACCTCAAGACCCTGCGCGAAGAACGCCCGCGCATCGTCGATGCGATCGAGGAAGCACGTGCGCATGGCGATCTTTCGGAGAACGCCGAATACCACGCTGCCAAGGAACGCCAGGGCCAGGTCGAAGCTCAAATCGGCGATCTGGAAGACAAGATCAGCCGCGCGCAGATCATCGATCCCAAGACGCTATCGGGGGACAAGATCATCTTCGGCGCGACAGTTACCCTGCTCGACGAAGACGACAAACCGGTCAAGTACCAGATCGTGGGCCAAACCGAGGCGGATGCAGCGAAGGGCCGTATCTCCTATTCCTCGCCGCTCGCGCGTGCCATGATCGGCAAGCAAGTCGGCGAGGAAATCGAGGTCACTGTGCCTTCGGGCGATAAGTTCTACCTCGTCGACAAGATCGAATTCATCTGA